In Pedobacter heparinus DSM 2366, the following are encoded in one genomic region:
- a CDS encoding efflux RND transporter permease subunit → MVHKIIEWSMRNRFIVLVLSAGLFIWGLFSVQKNPIDAIPDLSENQVIVFTEWMGRSPQLIEDQVTYPLVTNLQGIPKIKYVRGSSMFGMSFIYVIFEDDVDVYWARERVMERISTISKTLPEGVAPQLGPDGTGVGHVLWYTLDAPGTDLGEQRAIQDWYVKFALQNVPGVSEIASFGGFQKQYQISIDPNKLLYYKLSVPQVIAAVRSNNNESGGRKFEMSDMGYIIKTSGYLKSLDEIANIPVKNQNGTPIKIADLATVQMTGETRLGIFDQDGEGERAGGIVVMRYGENAAEVIDRVKAKMNEVAKGLPKGVKFDIVYDRGELIKESVASIKNTLIEEMIVVSLIVFIFLFHWRSALSIIIQIPITIAASFILLNAFGISSNIMSLTGIALAIGVIVDNGIIMSENAYKHLAERYELWEKDQNKTTTL, encoded by the coding sequence GAAAACCAGGTCATTGTGTTTACCGAATGGATGGGGCGGTCGCCACAGCTGATAGAAGACCAGGTTACTTATCCGCTGGTTACCAACCTGCAGGGTATCCCTAAAATCAAATATGTCAGAGGATCTTCCATGTTTGGGATGAGCTTTATCTATGTCATCTTTGAAGATGATGTAGATGTATACTGGGCCCGTGAGCGGGTGATGGAGCGGATCAGTACAATCTCAAAAACATTGCCGGAAGGGGTTGCTCCACAGCTGGGTCCTGATGGAACAGGTGTAGGACATGTATTGTGGTACACCCTCGATGCTCCGGGTACGGACTTGGGCGAACAACGTGCCATACAGGACTGGTACGTAAAATTTGCCCTGCAAAATGTGCCTGGTGTAAGTGAAATTGCTTCATTTGGTGGTTTTCAGAAACAGTACCAGATCAGCATAGATCCCAATAAGCTTTTGTATTATAAACTTTCTGTACCTCAGGTAATTGCTGCTGTAAGGAGTAATAACAATGAATCGGGAGGACGGAAGTTTGAGATGAGCGATATGGGCTATATCATCAAAACCTCTGGCTATCTTAAATCATTGGATGAAATAGCCAATATTCCGGTTAAGAACCAGAATGGTACACCCATAAAGATCGCTGATCTGGCTACGGTACAGATGACCGGTGAAACCCGGCTGGGCATATTTGACCAGGATGGGGAAGGGGAGCGGGCCGGTGGTATTGTGGTGATGCGCTATGGCGAAAATGCTGCCGAGGTGATAGACCGTGTAAAGGCAAAAATGAATGAGGTGGCAAAAGGGCTGCCTAAAGGGGTAAAGTTTGATATTGTGTACGACAGAGGTGAGCTGATTAAGGAATCGGTAGCCTCTATTAAAAATACGCTGATAGAGGAGATGATCGTTGTATCACTCATTGTATTTATCTTTTTGTTCCACTGGCGCAGTGCTTTGAGTATCATTATACAGATCCCGATTACTATAGCAGCCAGTTTTATTCTGCTCAATGCTTTCGGTATTTCGTCGAACATCATGTCACTCACAGGTATTGCGCTGGCCATCGGGGTAATTGTTGACAATGGCATTATCATGAGTGAAAATGCGTATAAACATCTGGCAGAGCGATATGAATTGTGGGAAAAGGACCAAAATAAAACGACAACATTATGA